In Marivirga salinae, a single window of DNA contains:
- a CDS encoding YceI family protein: MRNLMIIMMLFFAPLVYGQQLTVNESNTKLSVDGTSSVHDWTIEAEQFNGKADVKIENNTLQSINSLSFNIPVESLKSGKSGMDDNTYEALKADDHPVIKYEFRSMDNVKVEGNTTTMSTKGALTIGGVTKIVNMNVKANASDGVAFSGDITFKMSVFEIDPPTAVFGTIRTGDQVTIKFNVQYK; encoded by the coding sequence ATGAGAAATTTAATGATCATAATGATGCTGTTTTTCGCACCCTTGGTGTATGGACAGCAATTAACGGTAAACGAAAGTAATACTAAATTAAGTGTAGATGGAACTTCATCGGTTCACGATTGGACAATTGAAGCAGAGCAGTTCAATGGTAAGGCTGATGTAAAAATTGAAAACAATACTTTACAAAGTATCAATAGCTTGAGCTTCAACATTCCAGTGGAAAGTTTAAAAAGTGGAAAATCCGGAATGGATGATAACACTTATGAAGCTTTGAAAGCAGATGATCATCCAGTGATCAAATATGAGTTCCGTTCAATGGATAATGTGAAAGTGGAAGGAAATACAACGACTATGAGCACAAAAGGAGCGCTAACTATAGGGGGGGTGACAAAGATTGTCAATATGAATGTGAAGGCAAATGCGAGTGATGGTGTAGCGTTTAGCGGAGATATCACTTTCAAAATGTCTGTTTTCGAAATAGACCCTCCTACTGCGGTATTTGGTACCATCAGAACTGGAGACCAAGTTACAATTAAATTTAATGTTCAATATAAATAA
- a CDS encoding YceI family protein — protein sequence MKVLFLHIVIISLTGFNAAIGQVKKLVKINTQTSYVEIHGTTNVNSFNCSYNAKLPENEFEVTLIKKGNVIEIEHEALFLKVLNFKCPNPQMTDDLHDLLEYENYPFIIFQVKKITNNKTGHIMIEMAGETHSYTVNLNNSLQNNQLISNATMELCITDFGLQAPEKFFGMVKVNENIEVEFKIDLNIYDK from the coding sequence ATGAAAGTCCTATTCTTACATATCGTAATCATTTCGCTTACTGGGTTTAATGCTGCTATTGGACAAGTCAAAAAGTTGGTTAAAATTAATACCCAGACATCCTATGTTGAAATTCATGGAACTACTAATGTTAATAGTTTCAATTGCAGTTATAACGCAAAACTTCCTGAAAATGAATTTGAAGTAACACTTATAAAGAAGGGTAATGTTATTGAAATTGAACATGAAGCACTCTTTCTAAAAGTGCTAAATTTCAAATGCCCAAACCCACAAATGACAGATGATTTACATGATTTATTAGAATATGAGAATTATCCTTTTATAATTTTTCAGGTAAAAAAAATCACCAATAATAAAACTGGCCACATCATGATTGAAATGGCTGGTGAAACGCATTCTTATACAGTAAATCTCAATAATAGCCTACAAAATAATCAGCTGATTTCTAATGCTACAATGGAATTATGCATTACAGATTTTGGATTGCAAGCACCTGAAAAATTCTTCGGGATGGTGAAAGTAAATGAAAATATAGAAGTGGAATTTAAAATTGATTTGAATATTTACGATAAATAA
- a CDS encoding helix-turn-helix domain-containing protein, whose translation MPIVVNVDVMLAKRKMQSKELAEKIGVTVANLSILKTSKAKAIRFSTLEAICKALDCQPGDLLEYKEE comes from the coding sequence ATGCCGATAGTTGTTAATGTTGATGTGATGTTGGCTAAGCGAAAGATGCAATCAAAAGAATTAGCAGAAAAAATTGGGGTTACGGTAGCCAATCTCTCCATTCTTAAAACAAGTAAAGCCAAAGCTATCCGCTTTTCCACTTTGGAAGCCATTTGCAAAGCTTTAGATTGTCAGCCTGGTGATTTGTTAGAATATAAAGAGGAATAA
- a CDS encoding DUF4221 family protein — protein sequence MNISLIESRLNYLHKAVLFSLIISYIFYSCEYGKSTEGDIQDYQIQEIHFSIDSTISKESNTIQYFEAENNRYLIVFNKPTNEIIWYDFDKGTLDKKTKLYTQGPNNIGKPYGIHIKSMDSIFVLSSATYNLALINREGELLQNYKLFQGELDFTGRPKGADNSIKPILQSTNPLLILSDSIVALAGLPDVNPLNTDFYDSKVYIKLNLNSGSIDYQIPYPKRYQGKLWGLYHSFPYHTYNSNTGKAVISFPASKKVYLTDFQEIDSISVPSQNVEEPAYWKDPEANGFKMMKFFISTPSFYRIEYDPYRKLYYRFSQSPSSADLSKVDISQISVFNSKNTYISILDEDFNLLQELPLPKKYDPRFILIAPNGLFIVKENQNEDRLTFAVFNFKNED from the coding sequence ATGAATATCAGCTTAATAGAATCAAGACTTAATTACCTTCATAAAGCTGTGCTTTTCAGTTTGATTATCTCTTACATTTTCTATTCCTGTGAGTATGGAAAATCCACAGAAGGTGATATTCAAGATTATCAGATACAGGAGATTCATTTTTCGATTGACTCTACCATTTCCAAAGAATCCAATACCATTCAATATTTTGAGGCGGAGAATAATAGGTACTTGATCGTCTTTAATAAGCCCACAAATGAAATCATCTGGTATGATTTTGACAAGGGAACTCTTGATAAGAAAACCAAACTCTACACTCAAGGTCCAAATAATATCGGAAAACCATATGGTATTCACATAAAATCAATGGATTCAATATTCGTACTCAGTAGTGCAACTTATAATTTAGCTTTAATTAATAGAGAGGGCGAGCTCCTTCAAAATTATAAATTGTTCCAAGGAGAATTAGATTTCACTGGACGTCCGAAAGGTGCAGACAATAGCATTAAACCAATTTTGCAGTCTACAAATCCATTATTAATTCTTTCTGACTCTATAGTTGCTTTGGCAGGACTACCAGATGTCAATCCGCTCAACACGGATTTTTACGATTCAAAAGTATATATAAAACTTAATTTGAATTCAGGATCTATTGATTATCAAATTCCTTATCCAAAAAGATATCAAGGTAAATTATGGGGACTATATCACAGCTTTCCGTATCATACTTATAATTCAAACACTGGAAAGGCAGTAATTTCATTTCCCGCTTCCAAAAAGGTATATCTAACAGACTTCCAAGAAATTGACTCAATTTCTGTACCTTCCCAAAACGTAGAAGAACCTGCTTACTGGAAAGATCCCGAGGCTAATGGATTCAAAATGATGAAGTTTTTTATAAGCACTCCTTCTTTCTACCGAATAGAATATGACCCATACAGGAAATTATATTACCGGTTTTCTCAATCACCATCTTCAGCTGATTTATCAAAAGTGGATATAAGCCAAATAAGCGTCTTCAATTCCAAAAACACTTATATTTCAATCTTAGATGAAGACTTCAATCTATTGCAGGAATTGCCTCTCCCAAAGAAATACGACCCTCGATTTATTCTGATTGCTCCGAATGGTTTATTTATTGTAAAAGAAAATCAGAATGAAGATAGATTGACTTTTGCTGTCTTTAATTTTAAAAATGAAGATTGA
- the cysQ gene encoding 3'(2'),5'-bisphosphate nucleotidase CysQ, protein MKIENLVEEVKIIAKNAGVAIMDIYTDADLSKVVDYKADDSPLTLADEAADKVIKKGLEELSVQYPILSEEGKKMSYEERKDWNTFWLVDPLDGTKEFIKKNGQFTVNIALIKDHFTMMGVIYVPATDTFYYGSELGAFKEEGGEKTELKVNNKNTDRIAVRSASHASPEEDELLAKYDVKDSISKGSSLKFCMVAEGKADIYYRHGPTMEWDTGAGQAILEAAGGKVYKGNEEKERFNYNKENLLNGSFLCLGF, encoded by the coding sequence ATGAAAATTGAGAATTTAGTAGAAGAAGTTAAAATTATTGCCAAAAATGCGGGGGTGGCCATCATGGATATTTATACAGATGCGGATCTAAGTAAAGTGGTAGATTACAAGGCAGATGATAGTCCATTAACATTAGCAGATGAGGCCGCAGACAAGGTCATAAAAAAGGGCTTGGAAGAACTTTCAGTTCAATATCCAATTTTATCAGAAGAAGGCAAAAAAATGTCTTATGAAGAAAGAAAAGATTGGAACACTTTCTGGCTTGTTGATCCTTTAGACGGAACTAAAGAGTTCATCAAAAAAAATGGGCAGTTTACAGTAAATATTGCATTGATAAAAGACCATTTCACCATGATGGGGGTCATTTATGTACCCGCAACTGATACCTTTTATTATGGGAGCGAATTAGGCGCTTTTAAAGAAGAGGGGGGAGAAAAAACTGAATTGAAAGTAAATAATAAAAACACAGATAGAATAGCCGTAAGAAGCGCATCACATGCATCTCCTGAAGAGGATGAATTATTGGCTAAATATGATGTGAAAGACAGTATTTCTAAAGGGAGCTCCTTAAAATTTTGCATGGTAGCGGAAGGTAAAGCAGATATTTACTATAGACATGGGCCAACAATGGAGTGGGATACAGGTGCAGGCCAAGCCATTTTGGAAGCTGCAGGTGGAAAGGTTTATAAAGGAAATGAAGAAAAGGAACGATTCAATTATAACAAGGAAAATCTTTTGAACGGAAGCTTTTTGTGTTTGGGGTTTTGA
- the cysC gene encoding adenylyl-sulfate kinase: MSLKNIYPIFDTILSRSDKEKMLNQKAIVIWMVGLSGSGKSTLARALENSLHEEGFLTQLLDGDNIRTGINNNLGFSPEDRTENIRRAAETAKLFMNAGLVTICSFISPTDDIRKMAKEIIGDGYVEVYVDCPVEVCEERDVKGLYAKARKGEIPDFTGVSAPFDVPKSPDVSVDTANQGLEESHQELVKAIIERIKH, translated from the coding sequence ATGAGTTTGAAAAATATTTATCCGATTTTTGATACTATTTTGAGCCGTTCCGACAAAGAAAAAATGCTCAATCAAAAGGCCATTGTCATTTGGATGGTAGGCTTGTCCGGATCAGGAAAAAGCACCTTGGCAAGAGCACTTGAAAACAGCTTGCATGAAGAGGGTTTTCTTACGCAATTGCTTGATGGTGATAATATTCGAACGGGTATAAATAATAATTTAGGATTTAGCCCGGAAGACAGAACAGAAAATATCAGAAGAGCTGCTGAAACAGCTAAATTGTTTATGAATGCGGGCTTGGTCACGATCTGCTCTTTTATTAGCCCAACTGATGATATCCGTAAAATGGCAAAAGAAATCATTGGTGATGGTTATGTGGAGGTTTATGTAGATTGTCCTGTGGAGGTTTGTGAAGAAAGAGATGTGAAAGGGCTCTATGCAAAAGCTAGAAAAGGAGAAATTCCTGATTTTACAGGAGTAAGTGCTCCATTTGATGTGCCTAAAAGCCCAGATGTATCAGTGGATACTGCTAATCAAGGTTTGGAAGAAAGCCATCAAGAATTAGTTAAAGCAATTATAGAAAGAATTAAACATTAA
- the cysD gene encoding sulfate adenylyltransferase subunit CysD, whose translation MSSYNLSHLDQLESEAIYIFREVAAQFEKPVILFSGGKDSITMVHLAQKAFWPAKIPFPLLHIDTGHNFPEALEFRDNLAEKYKVNLDVGLVQDSIDKGTAAEEKGLNPSRNTLQSITLLEKLEEGQYDAAFGGGRRDEEKARAKERFFSHRDDFGQWDPKNQRPELWNLYNGKKAPGESFRIFPISNWTEMDVWQYIKKEKIDLPSIYFSHKRDVVKRNGTLIAKSPYNQLLDGEQYEEKIIRYRTLGCMTITGAVESEADTLDKIIEEVAAARQTERGGRADDKRSEAAMEDRKRQGYF comes from the coding sequence ATGTCATCTTACAATTTATCACATTTAGATCAATTAGAATCAGAAGCAATTTACATTTTTCGTGAAGTAGCAGCTCAATTTGAAAAACCTGTCATTTTATTTTCCGGTGGGAAAGATTCCATTACGATGGTACATTTAGCACAAAAAGCTTTTTGGCCAGCTAAAATTCCTTTTCCACTATTACATATCGATACAGGGCATAATTTCCCTGAAGCATTGGAATTCCGAGATAATTTGGCGGAAAAATATAAAGTGAATTTGGACGTAGGACTGGTTCAAGACTCAATTGACAAAGGAACTGCAGCAGAAGAAAAAGGTCTAAACCCAAGTAGAAACACCTTACAATCCATTACTTTATTGGAGAAACTAGAAGAAGGTCAATATGACGCTGCTTTTGGTGGAGGAAGAAGAGATGAGGAAAAAGCTAGAGCTAAAGAAAGGTTCTTTTCGCATAGAGATGATTTCGGACAGTGGGATCCTAAAAATCAGCGTCCCGAACTTTGGAATCTATATAATGGAAAGAAGGCACCAGGAGAATCTTTCCGAATTTTTCCGATTAGCAACTGGACAGAAATGGATGTTTGGCAATATATCAAGAAAGAAAAAATTGATTTACCAAGTATATATTTCTCTCATAAAAGAGATGTAGTAAAAAGAAATGGAACTTTGATTGCTAAATCTCCTTACAACCAACTATTGGATGGCGAGCAATATGAAGAAAAAATTATTCGCTATAGAACCTTGGGTTGTATGACCATTACAGGAGCTGTTGAATCAGAGGCAGATACTTTAGATAAAATTATCGAGGAAGTTGCTGCTGCCAGACAAACTGAAAGAGGCGGAAGAGCAGATGATAAAAGATCTGAAGCGGCTATGGAGGATAGAAAAAGACAGGGATATTTTTAG
- the cysN gene encoding sulfate adenylyltransferase subunit CysN: protein MRDTEEYNKIDTAGYLDMDLLRFSTAGSVDDGKSTLIGRLMYDTKSIFEDQIEAVEQSSRNRGDEHVNLALLTDGLKAEREQGITIDVAYRYFATPKRKFIIADTPGHVQYTRNMVTGASNVNLAIILIDARKGVIEQTKRHSFIASLLQIKHVIVCINKMDLVDYKEEVFEQIKKDYLSFDAKLEIPDIRFIPISALNGDNVVDKSENMDWYKGPSLLWTLENVQVASDRDLIDGRFPVQWVIRPQSKEHPDFRGYAGLVSGGIFRKGEEVVVLPSGFTTRIKSIETMDGELKEAFPPMSVAMTLEDEIDISRGDMLAKVNNQPTIGQDIELMVCWLNVTPLKLGGKYTVKHTTNEARAIIKEVKYKVNVNTLEKNEEDKEVGANDIARITLKTAKPLLYDAYRKNRNTGSLIIIDEFTQQTVGAGMII, encoded by the coding sequence ATGAGAGATACAGAAGAATATAACAAAATAGACACAGCAGGTTACTTGGACATGGACTTATTGCGATTTTCCACTGCAGGTAGTGTAGATGACGGAAAAAGTACACTGATCGGTCGTTTGATGTACGATACCAAATCCATATTTGAAGATCAGATTGAAGCGGTAGAACAATCAAGTAGAAACCGTGGTGATGAACACGTAAATTTGGCTTTATTAACAGATGGTTTGAAAGCGGAACGTGAACAAGGGATTACCATTGATGTTGCTTACCGATATTTCGCTACACCTAAAAGAAAATTCATTATAGCCGACACTCCTGGCCATGTCCAATATACTCGAAACATGGTAACAGGAGCCTCTAACGTTAACCTTGCCATTATTTTGATTGACGCAAGAAAAGGGGTGATCGAGCAAACCAAAAGACATTCGTTTATTGCTTCTCTTTTACAAATCAAACATGTCATTGTTTGTATCAATAAAATGGATTTGGTTGATTATAAAGAGGAGGTTTTTGAACAAATCAAGAAAGACTATTTAAGCTTTGATGCTAAATTAGAAATCCCGGACATCCGATTTATTCCTATATCTGCCTTGAATGGAGATAATGTGGTGGATAAGTCTGAGAATATGGACTGGTACAAAGGACCATCTTTATTGTGGACTTTGGAAAATGTACAAGTAGCTTCTGATAGGGATTTAATTGATGGAAGATTCCCAGTTCAGTGGGTAATTCGTCCGCAGTCCAAAGAACACCCTGATTTCCGAGGATATGCTGGTTTGGTTAGTGGAGGAATTTTTAGAAAGGGAGAGGAAGTAGTCGTGTTGCCTTCTGGGTTTACCACTAGAATTAAATCCATTGAAACAATGGATGGAGAATTGAAGGAAGCATTTCCTCCAATGTCTGTTGCGATGACCTTAGAAGATGAAATTGATATAAGTAGAGGAGATATGTTGGCGAAGGTTAATAATCAGCCTACAATAGGTCAAGATATTGAATTGATGGTTTGCTGGTTGAATGTAACCCCTTTAAAATTAGGTGGAAAATATACTGTAAAACATACCACCAATGAAGCAAGGGCAATCATTAAAGAAGTGAAATATAAGGTTAATGTAAATACGCTTGAAAAGAATGAGGAAGACAAAGAAGTGGGCGCTAATGACATTGCCAGAATCACATTAAAAACGGCTAAGCCATTATTATATGATGCTTATCGTAAAAACAGAAATACGGGTTCATTAATTATTATTGATGAGTTCACCCAGCAAACTGTGGGTGCCGGAATGATTATCTAA
- a CDS encoding regulatory protein RecX translates to MAKQLIYTIKEGKSRGAKYCSLQERSQQQVRDKLYDWGLYGDEVEEVISWLISEDFINEERFAQSYVRGHFNLKKWGKIKIKQGLEQKKISDYCIKKGMKEIDDEDYQSTINSLLEKKWRTLKESNLYIKKQKAVRYLLQKGYEADLVWEAINKLTA, encoded by the coding sequence ATGGCAAAACAACTAATCTATACGATTAAAGAGGGGAAATCTAGAGGTGCAAAATATTGTTCTTTGCAAGAAAGAAGCCAGCAACAGGTGAGAGATAAACTGTACGACTGGGGTTTATATGGCGATGAAGTTGAAGAAGTGATTTCATGGTTGATATCAGAAGATTTTATCAATGAAGAGCGTTTTGCACAAAGCTATGTAAGAGGCCATTTTAACCTGAAAAAGTGGGGAAAAATAAAGATAAAACAAGGCTTAGAGCAGAAGAAAATTTCTGATTATTGTATCAAAAAAGGAATGAAGGAGATTGATGATGAAGATTATCAAAGCACCATTAATTCTTTATTAGAAAAAAAGTGGAGAACACTTAAAGAATCTAACCTATACATTAAAAAACAAAAGGCCGTACGCTATTTATTGCAGAAAGGCTACGAAGCGGATTTGGTTTGGGAGGCGATTAATAAGTTGACAGCTTGA
- a CDS encoding aminotransferase class V-fold PLP-dependent enzyme, whose protein sequence is MENQKHLFNLPEEIHYLNGAYMSPNLKAVEQAGLEGVKRKTNPTSITETDFFQPAEEVKSLFGRLINASAQQIALIPSASYGLMNAIRNVPIKKGQHAITVNEEFPSDHLTLRKFCQDNEAELKVIRPPELIEGRTQAWTEKIINSINEDTAVVVMSSIHWMEGLKFDLKAIGEKCRATYTYFIVDGTQSVGALPIDVNAFKIDALVCASYKWLLGPYSSGLAYYNEKYNDGEPIEYSWMTRKDSHDFSKLTTYPEEFGANAMRYNVGEFSNFIALPMIKSALEQILNWKPENIQNYCFELLKPLRKYLVDKNIDKDDDYLISAHLYGLFLPENVNLKNLMEDLKANNIHISARGKSIRISPHIYNDAEDINALINVLDKHF, encoded by the coding sequence ATGGAAAACCAAAAACACCTTTTCAATCTACCTGAGGAAATTCATTATTTGAATGGTGCTTATATGTCACCAAATTTAAAAGCCGTTGAACAAGCAGGTTTAGAAGGAGTAAAACGCAAAACAAACCCTACTTCGATTACAGAAACAGATTTTTTTCAACCTGCTGAAGAAGTAAAATCACTTTTTGGTAGGCTAATTAATGCTTCTGCTCAGCAAATTGCCTTAATTCCATCAGCTTCTTATGGCTTAATGAATGCTATTCGAAATGTACCGATTAAAAAAGGTCAGCATGCCATTACGGTGAATGAAGAATTCCCAAGTGATCATCTGACTTTAAGGAAATTCTGTCAAGATAATGAGGCGGAATTAAAAGTGATAAGACCACCAGAATTAATTGAAGGTAGAACTCAAGCCTGGACAGAAAAAATAATTAACAGTATAAACGAAGACACTGCAGTGGTAGTAATGTCATCCATACATTGGATGGAAGGCTTAAAATTTGATTTGAAAGCAATAGGTGAAAAATGCAGAGCAACTTATACTTATTTTATCGTGGATGGAACTCAATCGGTTGGGGCTTTACCTATTGATGTAAATGCTTTTAAAATTGATGCCTTGGTATGTGCATCGTATAAATGGCTGTTGGGACCTTATTCATCCGGTTTAGCTTATTATAATGAAAAATATAATGATGGCGAACCTATTGAATATTCCTGGATGACCAGAAAAGACAGCCACGACTTCAGTAAACTTACCACTTACCCAGAAGAATTTGGAGCAAATGCTATGCGCTACAATGTAGGCGAGTTTAGCAATTTTATCGCTTTGCCTATGATAAAGTCTGCACTAGAACAAATCCTTAACTGGAAGCCAGAAAACATTCAAAATTATTGTTTTGAATTGCTGAAACCATTAAGAAAGTATTTGGTAGATAAGAATATTGATAAAGATGATGACTATTTAATAAGTGCACATCTATACGGATTGTTTCTTCCTGAAAATGTTAATTTAAAAAACTTAATGGAAGATTTAAAAGCTAATAATATTCACATATCTGCGAGAGGAAAATCCATTAGAATTTCGCCCCATATTTATAATGATGCTGAAGATATTAATGCATTAATAAACGTTTTGGATAAGCATTTTTAG
- a CDS encoding glycogen debranching protein — protein MKYIFPLLLIFLISCQNDNPLNFYTQVNNLEKIEGKEEYMKSPFLSAGKRLYVVGHQNGSFPDLGWHVKGEMGGVWLHPIKLLDGYQVEIRNNKTQECLTKANQFFNYPIGSEQVFNLKSLGLNVSQFHFVPENENGLIIAYQIENTLTKETQFEFTFNAYIDLRPVWLADSLNIEDGQDEGEWKKRWSAYLAKDKKNNWFTAFGGKSFEPSDSENSCKVTRKGLGFDQALSNSINLKSGEKKTIYFIVSGSDESEKSAIKTYNFLSKNVEQLLEDKIINYRRIQQSNKLITQDEGFNQMYRWLKYNSEWLMQDVPGIGTGLTAGSPDYPWWFGTDNGYALQGLLASGMHKQALQTIELIVDLSRKANGENGRIMHEASTNGVIFNPGNLNTTPKFVSMLWKAFAWTGDKELLGYYGLVKKSVEWLESQDMDGNTYPDGAGMMEIHGLDSEMIDVVSYQYEMYLAAANFAKVQNENVLADEYRVKAENLKMKINTDWWVPEFNSFADFRSDKLQAIRLTENAIIRADSIEKPWSVEELRNTLETIQNQEITGASPFVVHHNWIVNTPMEVGAADQEKAEKALKTAENYRNRFGMFVTGIDRDEQQEKASKWKSFSYVGAVMTLPTGVQAIAEAKYGNADKALEYLKMLQHSFSYALPGSMYEVSPDFGMMTQAWNSYAVAVPVVEEFFGIQPKAWKNEIVIKPNLPTTWTNVSLDNIKIEDNKLDISAKRIDNVMEFRISQMHNWKMVFEFQGAKHIIYDGNRIKGSKVELYDRLHNLKVEF, from the coding sequence ATGAAATATATTTTTCCTCTATTACTAATCTTTTTGATTAGCTGCCAAAATGATAACCCATTAAATTTTTATACTCAAGTAAATAATCTTGAGAAAATCGAAGGTAAGGAAGAATATATGAAAAGTCCATTTTTAAGTGCCGGAAAAAGACTTTATGTAGTGGGTCACCAAAATGGTTCCTTTCCTGACCTGGGCTGGCATGTAAAAGGAGAAATGGGTGGTGTTTGGCTTCATCCAATAAAATTACTTGATGGTTATCAGGTTGAAATAAGAAATAATAAGACCCAAGAATGCTTAACGAAAGCCAATCAGTTTTTTAATTATCCAATTGGAAGTGAGCAAGTTTTTAATTTAAAGAGTTTAGGACTTAATGTTTCACAATTTCATTTTGTGCCTGAAAATGAAAATGGATTAATCATAGCTTATCAAATAGAAAATACGCTTACAAAAGAAACCCAGTTTGAATTTACTTTTAATGCCTACATTGATTTACGACCTGTATGGCTTGCTGATTCTTTGAATATTGAAGATGGACAAGACGAAGGAGAGTGGAAAAAAAGGTGGTCAGCCTATTTGGCCAAAGACAAAAAGAATAATTGGTTTACTGCTTTTGGAGGGAAAAGCTTTGAGCCTTCTGATTCGGAAAATTCTTGCAAAGTGACAAGAAAAGGTCTGGGATTTGACCAAGCACTTAGTAATTCCATCAACTTAAAAAGTGGAGAGAAAAAAACTATTTATTTCATAGTGAGTGGTTCAGATGAAAGCGAAAAATCTGCAATTAAAACGTATAATTTTTTATCCAAAAATGTAGAACAGTTATTAGAAGATAAAATCATTAACTACAGAAGAATTCAGCAAAGCAATAAACTAATTACCCAAGATGAAGGCTTTAATCAAATGTATCGATGGTTGAAATATAACTCGGAATGGCTAATGCAAGATGTTCCTGGAATTGGTACTGGATTAACGGCAGGGAGCCCAGATTATCCTTGGTGGTTTGGTACTGATAATGGTTATGCGCTACAAGGCTTATTGGCTTCCGGCATGCACAAACAAGCATTGCAAACTATTGAATTGATAGTTGATCTTTCCCGGAAAGCAAATGGCGAGAATGGAAGAATAATGCATGAGGCTTCTACTAATGGAGTTATTTTTAACCCAGGCAATCTCAATACAACACCGAAATTTGTTAGCATGCTTTGGAAAGCTTTTGCTTGGACTGGAGATAAGGAATTACTGGGCTATTACGGTTTAGTGAAAAAATCTGTAGAATGGCTTGAATCACAAGACATGGATGGAAACACTTATCCAGATGGAGCGGGTATGATGGAAATTCATGGGCTAGATAGTGAAATGATAGATGTGGTTTCTTATCAGTATGAAATGTATTTGGCTGCTGCGAATTTTGCTAAAGTTCAAAACGAAAATGTATTGGCTGATGAATATAGGGTAAAAGCTGAAAACCTTAAAATGAAAATTAATACCGATTGGTGGGTGCCTGAATTTAATTCATTTGCAGACTTTCGATCTGATAAATTACAAGCAATAAGATTAACAGAAAATGCCATTATTCGTGCGGATAGTATTGAGAAACCATGGTCTGTTGAGGAATTGAGAAATACATTAGAAACCATTCAAAATCAAGAAATAACTGGTGCAAGTCCTTTTGTTGTTCACCATAACTGGATTGTAAACACACCAATGGAGGTTGGCGCAGCGGATCAGGAAAAAGCTGAAAAAGCATTAAAAACCGCGGAGAATTATCGAAACCGATTTGGAATGTTTGTTACGGGAATTGACAGGGATGAACAACAGGAAAAAGCCTCAAAATGGAAATCTTTTAGTTATGTGGGGGCGGTGATGACCTTACCAACCGGAGTACAAGCTATAGCGGAAGCTAAATACGGAAATGCAGACAAGGCTTTAGAATATTTGAAAATGTTGCAGCATTCATTTAGTTATGCTTTGCCTGGATCGATGTATGAAGTGAGTCCTGATTTTGGCATGATGACTCAAGCATGGAACAGTTATGCAGTGGCAGTTCCTGTAGTAGAGGAGTTTTTCGGCATTCAGCCCAAAGCTTGGAAAAATGAGATAGTAATAAAGCCCAATTTACCTACAACATGGACGAATGTTAGTCTAGATAATATTAAAATAGAAGATAATAAACTGGATATTTCAGCCAAAAGAATTGATAATGTTATGGAGTTTCGCATTTCTCAAATGCATAATTGGAAAATGGTTTTTGAGTTTCAGGGAGCAAAACATATCATTTATGATGGAAATAGAATTAAGGGTAGTAAAGTGGAATTATATGACAGGCTTCATAATTTAAAAGTAGAGTTTTAG